The Candidatus Binatia bacterium DNA window TACGACTACTGCCTCATCAACACGAACTGCGAATATGAGAGCGAGGCGGCATCGATTCTGGGTAAATCCTTCATCATTCTCCGGGATGACTATCCGCGTCTACGCGTTGCGCGCATTCGGGGAAAGACTTGCCAAGTGGCAGTAAACTGAAGCCGATATCTCTGGACGACGACCAGGTAAATCGAGGGAGGTAGGCAAGAAACTCGCCCGCGTCGTGCCCTTCCTGCGCCGTAGTGGCGCGACGGGCTCACCTAAACGCGCTGCGGGCTGAGCCCAACGGCTCTCTCCTCAGAAGTGATACGACAGCTCGCCGCCCCAGGTCCGCGGTTGACCGTAGAAGCGGTTCAACGTGCCCAGGATCTGGACGGGGATCGGGAAGACATTGTTGAAGTAGACCGAGTCGGTCAGGTTCGTGGCCCACAGGGCAACCTGAAACGCATCACTGCCGAAGTCGTACGAGAGCCGGGCGTTCACCAAGCTGTACGAAGACGACGTCGCGCCCGGGATCTCGGTACCGTAGTTCACGACCGAGCCTTGGTAGCTCCAGTCGACGCGCGGCGTGAGCCAGCCGCGAAGCCACTCGGGCCCCGGCGGCTCCACCTGCAACGAGTACTGGACGCCGAGATGGATCTGCGTCTCCGGGACGAACGGGAGCCGGTCGCCGGCGCGATCGATCGGCTCACCGGTGACCAGATTTTCTGCCAGGTAGCGGTCGAACTTAGCGTCGAGCAGCCCGACCGAACCATCTATCGCGAGCCCGTCGATGGGCAGCGCGTTGATCTCGAGCTCGATGCCCTTGATCGTGGACTCACCCGCGTTCGTCGTGATGACTGCGACCTGTGGGATGCAATCCGGGTTGTCGGGCGGGCATGGCTCCGCAAACACGGTCGGGAGCTGCATGTCGCTGTAGTCGGCGTAGAAGAGCGCGATGCTGGCGCGTAGCCGGCGGTCGAAGGTGATCGTCTTGAACCCGAGCTCGTAGGAGTCCACCGCTTCGGGATCAAACGTGCTCGCCTCCGCCGGATTGTCGGAACGGGCGCCGCCGTTGATCCCACCTGCCTTGAAGCCCTGCGCATAGGTGAAATAGCCCAGCAGATGCTCGATCGGTGCGTCGCCGAGCCACTCCTCCGGCATCGTGAGCGCGATGCTCCCCATCGGCGTCCATGCGTCGTAGTCCTTCTTGACGTCCTTGAAAGCCGCCCGAATCGCGTTCGGATTGTCCGCGCTACAGGGAGGATCCGAGCCGTCCTCACAAAGGCGAAGGTTCGTGACCAGCCGGGACAGCTCGCGGTTTTCGCGCGTGTAGCGCAGCCCGCCGGTGATAGACAGCCAATCGGTGGCATCCACGGTGGCCTGGCCGAAGAAGGCCCACGACATGTTGTCGGTATCGATGAGATTGTTCGTGCCTCCCCCGTTCAAGGCGCCGACGATCCCCGACAGCGGAAAGACATCGATGTCGGCGTTGGTGTGGACTTCTTCCTTGAAGAAGTAGCCGCCCACCACCCCGGCGACGCGGCCATCCCAGGCGTTGAAGTTCTCCTGCAATTCGGCGCTGAACTGTTGTGCGCTCGCCGGCTCCCCATTGAAGGTCCCCTCGCCGCCGACCTCCCCGAAGACGAAGAGACGCTCGGGGCCCAGATCCACGTCAGCACGCTCGCCCCAGCTCTGCTTGCGCCACGATCCCAGCACCTTCGTCTGGGTGTCCTCGAAGATCCACGCGTCCCCGGTATCCCAGGCCAGCGTTCCCCAGCTCCCCCAGCTGGTGGTCTCCTGAATCGCCCCGAGTTCCGATTCGAAGCGGTACGGGGCCGAGCGCTCCGGGTCCTGGCAGTAATCGTAGTAGGTCGGCGTGACCGAGCCCGGGACGTTGATGAAGATCGACTCCTGAATGTACTGGCACTGACCGCCCCGCCCCTTCGACCTCTGGGTCGACCAACTGCCCATCACATCCATCGTCACCGTGGTGGTCGGCTCGAAGCGCACCGAGCCGAGGAAGCTCAAGTCCTCGCGGTTGTTCCAGTACTCGTCGCGGAAGGCGTTGTAGGTGAATCCCTCCAGATTGCTCGAGCCAAAGCTGAGACGAGTCGCGAGCTTATCCTCGAGCCAGCCAGATCCGATCGGCAGGTTCAGCATCGCGCGGGTCTCGACCGTGCCGAAGGTGCCGGCGCGCACGCGCACGTCGGCGCTCAGCTCCTGATCGGGCTTCTGGGTGATCACGTTGACCGCACCGCCGACGGTGTTCTTGCCAAACAGCGTTCCTTGCGGACCGCGCAGCACCTCCAATGAAGCGATGTCGACCAACTCCAGCACTGAGCCCTGGGCTCGCGAGAGATAGACCCCGTCGACGTAGAGCCCCACCCCCTGGTCGAGAAAGACGTCGGGGCGGGCGCCGATGCCACGGATCAGGATCGACGCGTCGCGCCCGGTGCGGTTGTCGAGGATCACCAGGTTCGGCACGAAGCCCTCGAGCTGGTCGAGCTGCATGATCTGCCGATCCTGCAGCGTGCTCTGGTCGAACACCGTGATGGAGATCGGCGTATCCTCGAGCAGCTCGGCTCGCTTGCGAGCTTGAACGACGATCTCTTCGACCTGCCTCGCCTCGGATGGCGACAAGCCCGCGGCGGCGACGCCCTCCTGCTGGACCGCCTCCGCCTGCGCCTCCGGGGCGTCGATCTCGGCGTCCAAGCCTCCCACCGGCGGCGACTCGTCGACCACGCGCTGCATCTCTGCCCCGGAACCCTCGGTGGGGGTCTCCTGAGCCCCTGCCCAGGGGGGGGCCCCCACGAGCACAGAGATCATCAGCGAAAGGAGGACGCGCAGACAGGCGTGTCTCGAGACCTTGGCTCGGGTCGACTTCTTCATGTCCGCAGACTCCTACTTCGCCAGCTGGTTTCGGTGGGTGACCACGGGAATTCTTCTTTCAGAGAACAGGTCGAATGCCAAGTTTTTGAGTACGCACAAAGCCAAATGACTCCAACCGCGGCCGCAGAACCCGACTCCTCTACCCGCTTTCGCACCCCTGCGGCGCGAGGCTCCCGGTGTGGGCGAGACGCGGTGCGAGACCGCCGCCTCGGCTGGCCTAGCCCTACCCAGGCGGAAAGTCAGCGAGGGGTCGCGCCAGAGAGCTTCTGCTTGCGCGTGGAGCTCCAGACGATCTCGCTCGGCATCGACCGCACGGCGCATTTCGCGGCCGGACGCCGTACGAAGCGCTTCGAGAGAAGCTAAGCAGCAACAAATTGAAGGTGTCTCACGCTACTTGACACATCACACCACACCCCAGGCCCTCTTCTGTTCTTGTCGCCGGCCTACTTCTCCTCCTCGGAAACCTACACGAAGATGGCGGTGACAGCGGGCAATGGTGGCTTCCTCCCCTGGCAGCAGGGATTGGCCACCCGCTTTGGTCGCTTCCAGTTCGTGGCCGCGCGCGAACTCGGTGTGGACTGCGATTCGATCCGGTTCGACCTGCCCATCATCGAGCACCGCCCGTAGCGATCGTTCTCCAGCAATCAGAGCTCGGAGCTCCTGTTCGGGTTGTTCGCTGGAGCGGGCCTGCCGACCAATGCCAGCGTGGTCCTTGGAGGCCGTACATCGCCGTGAGGGCGATGTCGCCCGAGCCCGTCGACACGGCGTCGCTGCGCCCTTGCCGCCGCCCAATTCAGAAGCCGAACCCGAGGGCCGCTTGAGGGATCGCGAAGAAGATCAGTCCGGTTACCCAGATCGGGTACTGGCAGAGGAAGGCGACGCTCAACGGAGACCACCAAGATCGACTAAGGGTATGCCGTGCGGGAAACGTAGCATGCGATCTCGCACCGTAGAGGCCGTCTGGTGGCCTGATGTTGCGAAGCTCCGGACCGAGGAGGTGCTGCAGGCTGTAGTCGAGATGAACGGCCTATTCGCCCAGGTCCACGGGGAGCCGCCCCCGCGAAGCAAGGCCAGGCAGACCGTCGCATCCCGGCGAGGAGGCCACCGAATCTGCCGTATCCGCCAAAACCACCAGACGCCCGGCCCTCATGTGCCTCCGGTTGGACTCCGCCTGCAAACTAAGCGATGGGGAGGCATGCGGAGTTCGCAATGGGCCCGTGGCAACTGAGGCCAGAACACGCTTCATGAGACGTTTTCTGTCGCGATTTGCACTGGCTCTCCTGGGGTCGCTTTTGGCCTTCGGCTTCGGCGAATGGGTGGTGCGCCAGCAGATCCCGGTGGACGAGTCCGGACAACGCTGGGAGGGCCATACGCGATTGCCGCCCTGGCGCATGCCGATGCACGACATCCGCAATCGTCTGACGGCGCTCGACAATGGCGAGAGCCTTTTTCTCGTCGACGCCGATCTCGGTTGGCGCCCGCGACCCGGAGCCACCAGCCGCGACGGCCAGGTCCACATCGATTCCGCAGGCATCCGACGGAACGCCAACCCCGCGCTGGCACCCGAGGACACCCAACGCGCGCTACGGATCGTGACCGTCGGGGATTCGTTTACCTTTGGCGATGAAGTGCCGGACAACGAGACCTGGCCCGCCCAACTCGAGAGACTCCTGCGGCAAGACGGCGTGCCCGCCCGGGTCTTCAATCTCGGCACGAATGCCTACGGGATCGATCAAGCCATCCTTCGGCTGGCACGCGACGGCGCACCCCTGCGACCGGACGTCGTGATTCTGGGCCTGCAGCCCGAGAACCTCATGCGCAACGTCAATGTGCTGCGCCCCTTCTTTTTCCCCGACACTGCCCTGCCGCTATCGAAGCCCCGATTTATTCTGCGTGACGGCAAGCTGCGGCTGCGCAACCAACCCACGCTTACCCCGGACGAGATCCTGGAATTTTTGGAGAATCCGGCCAGCCATCCTCTCGCCCCGTACGAACAATGGCTGGATGAGCGTTACGAGGAATTCTTCTGGCAACAAAGCGCCCTGCTCTCCCTGCTCGCACAACGTCTGGCAGCCACAGACTCCACCCAGCCCGGCAAACGCGCCCGGCAGAACGACGACGAACGCTTTACGGACAGACGCCAGGCGGAAATGCTCCAATTGGGTACAGCTCTGCTCGAGAAGTTTGACAACGAAGCCCAAGCAATCGGGGCGCGCCCCCTGCTCGTCTACTTGCCGCGTCGCGCCGAGCTCGAAGCACAACTGGCCGGCGAAGAAGTCTGGTACGGCGACTGGCTGGCGCAGGCGACGACCGATCTCCCGAACCACCCGAATCTCTCCAACCTCCCGGGCCTCGCAGGTCATCCGATCGTCCGGCCCGAAGCCGGCATGACCGTGGCCAGTGACGATCGCTTTGCGCCCGGTGGCCACTACAGCGCCCAACAGAACCGCCGGGTCGCCCAAGCCATCCTGCGGGCGCTGCAGCC harbors:
- a CDS encoding TonB-dependent receptor, which produces MKKSTRAKVSRHACLRVLLSLMISVLVGAPPWAGAQETPTEGSGAEMQRVVDESPPVGGLDAEIDAPEAQAEAVQQEGVAAAGLSPSEARQVEEIVVQARKRAELLEDTPISITVFDQSTLQDRQIMQLDQLEGFVPNLVILDNRTGRDASILIRGIGARPDVFLDQGVGLYVDGVYLSRAQGSVLELVDIASLEVLRGPQGTLFGKNTVGGAVNVITQKPDQELSADVRVRAGTFGTVETRAMLNLPIGSGWLEDKLATRLSFGSSNLEGFTYNAFRDEYWNNREDLSFLGSVRFEPTTTVTMDVMGSWSTQRSKGRGGQCQYIQESIFINVPGSVTPTYYDYCQDPERSAPYRFESELGAIQETTSWGSWGTLAWDTGDAWIFEDTQTKVLGSWRKQSWGERADVDLGPERLFVFGEVGGEGTFNGEPASAQQFSAELQENFNAWDGRVAGVVGGYFFKEEVHTNADIDVFPLSGIVGALNGGGTNNLIDTDNMSWAFFGQATVDATDWLSITGGLRYTRENRELSRLVTNLRLCEDGSDPPCSADNPNAIRAAFKDVKKDYDAWTPMGSIALTMPEEWLGDAPIEHLLGYFTYAQGFKAGGINGGARSDNPAEASTFDPEAVDSYELGFKTITFDRRLRASIALFYADYSDMQLPTVFAEPCPPDNPDCIPQVAVITTNAGESTIKGIELEINALPIDGLAIDGSVGLLDAKFDRYLAENLVTGEPIDRAGDRLPFVPETQIHLGVQYSLQVEPPGPEWLRGWLTPRVDWSYQGSVVNYGTEIPGATSSSYSLVNARLSYDFGSDAFQVALWATNLTDSVYFNNVFPIPVQILGTLNRFYGQPRTWGGELSYHF